A DNA window from Halomicrobium mukohataei DSM 12286 contains the following coding sequences:
- a CDS encoding KH domain-containing protein, whose translation MQHVKIPQDRIGVLIGEGGETMREIEDRAEVRLDIDSESGSVGVESVGDPITGLKGPDIVKAIGRGFNPEDALALLDDEMMMFDVVDIDAASRNQNDFTRQKGRLIGEGGRTRELMEELTGASVVIYGSTLGIIGGPEQVDAVREAAEMLLEGAPHGSVYSFLERKHNEMKQKGLNYHQFHG comes from the coding sequence ATGCAACACGTGAAGATTCCGCAGGACCGCATCGGCGTACTCATCGGCGAAGGGGGTGAGACCATGCGCGAGATCGAGGACCGAGCCGAAGTTCGCCTCGATATCGACTCCGAATCCGGCTCGGTGGGTGTCGAGTCCGTCGGCGACCCGATCACGGGACTGAAAGGCCCCGACATCGTGAAGGCGATCGGTCGCGGCTTCAACCCGGAGGACGCGCTCGCGTTGCTGGACGACGAGATGATGATGTTCGACGTGGTCGACATCGACGCCGCCTCTCGCAACCAGAACGACTTCACTCGACAGAAGGGACGCCTCATCGGCGAGGGCGGTCGGACCCGGGAGCTCATGGAGGAACTCACGGGTGCGTCTGTCGTGATCTACGGCTCGACGCTGGGGATCATCGGTGGTCCGGAACAGGTCGATGCCGTCCGTGAGGCCGCCGAGATGCTGCTCGAAGGCGCACCCCACGGCTCGGTCTACTCCTTCCTCGAACGCAAGCACAACGAGATGAAACAGAAGGGACTGAACTACCACCAGTTCCACGGGTGA
- a CDS encoding DUF1684 domain-containing protein — MSDVPDGWADELRASREEKDAFFDEHRQSPIPPEERDDFEGLDYFDPDPTYRVTATVTVADAPEPVEMETSDGRTVRYRRVVTFDFEIDGAAYELAGYRQDADDAIFVPFRDKTTGQQTYSGGRYMELEPDETLADGDEVVLDFNLAYSPFCAYSETFSCPLPPEANWLDTTIEAGEREY; from the coding sequence ATGAGCGACGTACCCGACGGATGGGCCGACGAACTGCGAGCGAGTCGCGAGGAGAAAGACGCCTTCTTCGACGAACACCGTCAGTCGCCGATCCCGCCCGAGGAACGGGACGACTTCGAGGGGCTGGACTACTTCGATCCCGATCCGACCTACCGGGTGACTGCGACGGTCACCGTCGCCGACGCGCCCGAGCCGGTCGAGATGGAGACCAGCGACGGCCGGACGGTCCGCTACCGGCGCGTCGTCACGTTCGACTTCGAGATCGACGGTGCGGCGTACGAACTCGCGGGCTACCGTCAGGACGCCGACGACGCGATCTTCGTCCCCTTCCGCGACAAGACGACCGGCCAGCAGACCTACTCCGGCGGGCGCTACATGGAACTGGAGCCCGACGAGACCCTCGCCGACGGCGACGAGGTCGTGCTCGATTTCAACCTCGCGTACTCGCCGTTCTGTGCCTACAGCGAGACGTTCTCCTGTCCGCTCCCACCCGAAGCCAACTGGCTCGACACCACGATCGAAGCCGGCGAGCGGGAGTACTGA
- a CDS encoding reverse transcriptase-like protein: MSDRLPPSLLLYFDASVRYGEDNATPTSAAVGFVVEDGTETIIEGSLPVRTFVSSAHLEYRALLESVQAVAGLNGRIASLHVHGDADAVIDAVDPTTDATPGDRIMRQRVAAIRAAVEEIPTVTYRAVGRGRNERAHALAQSGHATE; this comes from the coding sequence GTGTCCGATCGGCTGCCACCCTCGCTCCTGCTGTACTTCGACGCGAGCGTCCGCTACGGCGAGGACAACGCGACGCCGACATCCGCGGCGGTGGGGTTCGTCGTCGAAGACGGGACGGAGACGATCATAGAGGGATCGCTCCCCGTCCGAACGTTCGTCTCCAGCGCACACTTGGAGTACCGCGCGCTGTTAGAGAGCGTACAGGCGGTCGCGGGCCTGAACGGTCGGATCGCCTCGTTACACGTCCACGGCGACGCCGACGCGGTGATCGACGCGGTGGATCCGACCACCGACGCGACGCCGGGCGACCGGATCATGCGCCAGCGCGTCGCGGCCATCCGGGCGGCCGTCGAGGAGATCCCGACGGTCACCTACCGCGCCGTCGGGCGGGGGCGAAACGAGCGCGCCCACGCGCTCGCGCAGTCGGGCCACGCGACGGAGTAG
- the thsA gene encoding thermosome subunit alpha, whose protein sequence is MQGQPMIVLGEDSQRTSGKDAQSMNITAAQAVAEAVRTTLGPKGMDKMLVDDSGGVVVTNDGVTILDEMDIEHPAANMIVEVAQTQEDEVGDGTTTAVVISGELLSEAEDLIDQDIHASILAQGYRQAAEKAKEILEEQAIEVGPEDTEMLKKVAATAMTGKGAESSKDVLAELVVRAAQSVADDGEVDTDNIQLEVVVGGSTDESELVEGVIIDKERVHDNMPYAVEDANIALLDTAIEVPETELDTEVNVTDPDQLQQFLDQEEEQLKEMVDDLKAAGADVVVTQKGIDDMAQHYLAQEGILAVRRAKKSTIKALSRSTGARIVSNIADVTEDDLGFAGSVAQKDVAGDERIFVEDVDEAKSVTMILRGGTEHVADEVERAIEDSLGVVAATLEDGKVLPGGGAPETQLALGLRDHADSVGGREQLAVEAFADAIDVVPRTLAENAGLDPIDSLVDLRSKHDGGDNTAGLDAYTGEVVDMTEDGVVEPLRVKTQAIESATEAAVMILRIDDVIAAGDLKGGGSDDDEDDAPGGPGGAPGGMGGGMGGMGGGMGGMM, encoded by the coding sequence ATGCAGGGTCAGCCCATGATCGTGCTGGGAGAGGACTCCCAGCGAACCTCCGGAAAGGACGCACAGTCGATGAACATCACGGCCGCACAGGCCGTCGCGGAGGCCGTACGGACGACACTCGGCCCGAAGGGCATGGACAAGATGCTCGTCGACGACTCCGGCGGCGTCGTCGTCACCAACGACGGTGTCACCATCCTCGACGAGATGGACATCGAGCACCCCGCGGCCAACATGATCGTCGAAGTCGCCCAGACCCAGGAAGACGAGGTCGGCGACGGCACGACGACCGCGGTCGTCATCTCCGGCGAACTCCTCTCGGAAGCCGAGGACCTCATCGACCAGGACATCCACGCCTCCATCCTGGCACAGGGGTACCGCCAGGCCGCCGAGAAGGCAAAGGAGATCCTCGAAGAGCAGGCCATCGAGGTCGGCCCCGAGGACACCGAGATGCTCAAGAAGGTCGCCGCGACGGCGATGACCGGCAAGGGCGCGGAATCCTCCAAGGACGTCCTCGCCGAACTCGTCGTTCGCGCCGCACAGTCCGTCGCCGACGACGGCGAGGTCGACACCGACAACATCCAGCTCGAGGTCGTCGTCGGTGGCTCCACCGACGAGTCAGAGCTCGTCGAGGGCGTCATCATCGACAAGGAGCGCGTCCACGACAACATGCCCTACGCCGTCGAGGACGCCAACATCGCGCTGCTCGACACCGCGATCGAGGTCCCCGAGACCGAACTCGACACCGAAGTCAACGTCACTGACCCGGACCAGCTCCAGCAGTTCCTCGACCAGGAAGAGGAGCAGCTCAAGGAGATGGTCGATGACCTCAAAGCGGCCGGTGCCGATGTCGTCGTGACCCAGAAGGGCATCGACGACATGGCCCAGCACTACCTCGCACAGGAGGGCATCCTCGCCGTCCGCCGTGCGAAGAAGTCCACCATCAAGGCCCTCTCGCGCTCGACCGGCGCTCGCATCGTCTCGAACATCGCCGACGTGACCGAGGACGACCTCGGCTTCGCCGGCTCGGTCGCCCAGAAGGACGTTGCCGGCGACGAGCGCATCTTCGTCGAGGACGTCGACGAGGCCAAGTCCGTCACGATGATCCTCCGCGGTGGCACCGAACACGTCGCCGACGAGGTCGAGCGCGCCATCGAGGACTCGCTCGGCGTCGTCGCCGCCACGCTCGAGGACGGCAAGGTCCTGCCCGGCGGCGGTGCCCCCGAGACACAGCTCGCACTCGGTCTGCGCGACCACGCCGACTCCGTCGGTGGCCGCGAGCAGCTGGCCGTCGAGGCCTTCGCCGACGCCATCGATGTCGTCCCGCGCACCCTCGCCGAGAACGCGGGTCTCGACCCGATCGACTCGCTGGTCGACCTGCGCAGCAAGCACGACGGCGGCGACAACACCGCCGGTCTCGACGCCTACACCGGCGAAGTCGTCGACATGACCGAGGACGGCGTCGTCGAGCCGCTCCGCGTCAAGACCCAGGCCATCGAGTCCGCCACCGAGGCGGCCGTGATGATCCTGCGCATCGACGACGTGATCGCTGCCGGCGACCTCAAGGGTGGCGGCAGCGACGACGACGAGGACGACGCACCCGGCGGCCCCGGCGGCGCGCCCGGCGGAATGGGCGGCGGCATGGGCGGCATGGGCGGCGGCATGGGCGGCATGATGTGA
- a CDS encoding cupin domain-containing protein, whose protein sequence is MSHTLVNYEDVEPRAESMHFLRDALETDQLGLTVLDCEPGWSGMEHDHADEDHEEVYFLAEGTATVTVDGEAVEMESGDALRVSPDATRSIENGDTESTFVLVGAP, encoded by the coding sequence ATGTCCCACACGCTGGTCAACTACGAGGACGTGGAACCGCGCGCCGAGAGCATGCACTTCCTGCGGGACGCGCTGGAGACCGATCAGCTCGGTCTGACGGTACTGGACTGCGAGCCCGGCTGGAGCGGCATGGAACACGACCACGCCGACGAGGACCACGAGGAGGTGTACTTCCTCGCTGAGGGCACGGCGACGGTCACCGTCGACGGCGAGGCCGTCGAGATGGAGTCCGGCGACGCGCTCCGAGTGTCGCCCGACGCCACACGCAGTATCGAGAACGGCGACACCGAGAGCACGTTCGTGCTCGTGGGTGCGCCGTAG
- a CDS encoding cell surface protein, with amino-acid sequence MTTRPLVLACVVVLAACLAVAPAGGVQSEPTLTIADATLEPDGSTTVRVALDSAPNGLAGFEVRLALRSGVATVGGAEYPDRFRPTTDPDVGPDGREITIEAADLESAVGPGTTNVTLATVTVEANGTGTALLAVEAAQIDDDDGGRVDLGTAAGTIAVDAPTATPTETDRRPTTDAASGGEPPETDASGGGAVTTTGTGPGFGGLAAALALAIAALLGRRC; translated from the coding sequence ATGACCACTCGACCGCTCGTCCTCGCTTGCGTCGTCGTCCTGGCGGCCTGTCTGGCGGTCGCGCCCGCTGGGGGCGTCCAGAGCGAGCCGACGCTCACGATCGCCGACGCGACGCTGGAACCGGACGGCTCGACGACGGTTCGCGTGGCACTCGACTCGGCTCCGAACGGACTCGCCGGATTCGAGGTCCGGCTCGCGCTCCGCTCTGGCGTCGCGACCGTCGGCGGTGCCGAGTACCCCGACCGGTTCCGACCGACGACCGACCCCGACGTCGGTCCCGACGGCCGGGAAATCACGATCGAGGCCGCAGACTTAGAGTCCGCAGTCGGCCCGGGTACCACGAACGTGACCCTCGCGACGGTCACCGTCGAGGCCAACGGAACGGGCACCGCGCTCCTCGCCGTCGAGGCTGCCCAGATCGACGACGACGACGGCGGTCGCGTCGACCTGGGGACGGCGGCGGGCACCATCGCGGTCGACGCGCCGACGGCGACCCCGACGGAGACGGACCGGCGGCCGACGACCGACGCCGCGTCCGGCGGCGAGCCACCCGAGACCGACGCCTCGGGCGGCGGTGCAGTGACGACGACGGGCACCGGTCCCGGCTTCGGCGGTCTGGCTGCGGCGCTCGCACTCGCGATCGCCGCCCTGCTGGGACGCCGCTGCTAA
- a CDS encoding adenylosuccinate synthase, which produces MTVTIIGSQLGDEGKGGTVDLYGEGADVVVRYQGGDNAGHTVVVGDETYELSLLPSGVVRGKTCVIGNGCVVNPETLFDELDALRERGLDPDVRVAERAHVIFPYHRRLDGIEEEDKDEEVGTTGRGIGPTYEDKAGRRGIRVGDLLDDEVLRTRLEYVVPQKRAVVEEVYDKQAGEELDLTALFETYSGYGERLADEEMTVNCGDYLQSRIDDGDEVLLEGAQGTLIDIDHGNYPFVTSSNPTAGGACTGTGLGPTEIGQGEIVGIVKGYTTRVGSGPLPTELAGVEGDTPGYEGSEAQRASDHEAAQPLSDAGEREEELATYIRDEGGEYGTVTGRPRRVGWLDLPVLRHATRASGFTGVVVGHIDVLAGLDEVQVGVSYDLDGTEIDTVPPTTEEWGRCSVNYRTFDGWPEVDWDAVASEGYDALPDNARDYLDFVESELDTPLYAIGVGPGRDQTIVLENPTT; this is translated from the coding sequence ATGACCGTCACGATCATCGGTTCGCAGCTGGGCGACGAGGGGAAGGGCGGCACCGTCGATCTCTACGGCGAGGGTGCCGACGTCGTCGTTCGCTATCAGGGCGGCGACAACGCCGGCCACACCGTCGTCGTCGGCGACGAGACCTACGAACTCTCCTTGCTGCCCTCCGGCGTCGTTCGGGGGAAGACCTGCGTCATCGGCAACGGCTGTGTCGTCAACCCCGAGACGCTGTTCGACGAACTCGACGCTCTCCGCGAGCGCGGCCTCGATCCGGACGTGCGCGTCGCAGAGCGCGCCCACGTCATCTTCCCGTACCACCGGCGACTGGACGGGATCGAAGAGGAGGACAAAGACGAGGAGGTCGGGACGACGGGCCGGGGCATCGGCCCGACCTACGAGGACAAGGCCGGTCGGCGAGGAATCAGGGTCGGCGACCTGCTCGACGACGAGGTGTTGCGGACGCGACTGGAGTACGTCGTCCCCCAGAAGCGTGCCGTCGTCGAGGAGGTCTACGACAAGCAGGCCGGCGAGGAACTCGATCTGACGGCGCTCTTCGAGACCTACAGCGGCTACGGCGAGCGACTCGCCGACGAAGAGATGACCGTCAACTGCGGCGACTACCTCCAGTCTCGCATCGACGACGGCGACGAGGTGCTGCTGGAGGGCGCACAGGGGACGCTCATCGACATCGACCACGGAAACTATCCCTTCGTCACCTCGTCGAACCCGACCGCTGGCGGGGCCTGTACCGGCACCGGCCTCGGCCCGACCGAGATCGGACAGGGCGAGATCGTCGGGATCGTCAAAGGCTACACCACGCGCGTCGGGAGCGGCCCGCTGCCGACCGAGCTTGCCGGCGTCGAGGGCGACACGCCGGGCTACGAGGGCAGCGAGGCGCAGCGCGCCTCGGACCACGAAGCGGCGCAGCCGCTGAGTGATGCCGGAGAGCGCGAGGAGGAACTCGCGACCTACATCCGCGACGAGGGCGGTGAGTACGGCACCGTCACCGGCCGGCCGCGCCGTGTCGGCTGGCTCGACCTCCCGGTGCTTCGCCACGCGACGCGGGCCAGCGGGTTCACCGGCGTCGTCGTCGGCCACATCGACGTGCTGGCCGGCCTCGACGAGGTTCAGGTCGGCGTCAGCTACGATCTCGACGGCACCGAGATCGACACCGTCCCGCCGACGACCGAGGAGTGGGGTCGCTGCTCGGTGAACTACCGCACGTTCGACGGCTGGCCCGAGGTCGACTGGGACGCCGTCGCCAGCGAGGGCTACGACGCGCTTCCGGACAACGCCCGCGACTACCTCGACTTCGTCGAGTCGGAGCTGGACACGCCGCTATACGCCATCGGCGTCGGCCCCGGCCGCGACCAGACCATCGTCCTGGAGAACCCGAC
- a CDS encoding alkaline phosphatase PhoX — protein MVDLNRRNLMASSVAAALGASVAGVASGDEVGESDTPGAPGVNGSLKRFSTTSFGAEVTGPFVFQDGSLLYSNQHPATGDRGGDFENSDVKANEAPFDRAGVGYFSGFTFELDGDNDDFSELSVPSTVDEQGRIRSSEGEYVFLAHAREEIQGGDERFGVVQTPDGTEITQDNFAGTQYGAAATNPDCNQFIPTNDDGTEGYLYTNWENSPGNVTRLPVSRTEEGEWEADLENATNLANTEPLRELGGTRINCYGDRSPWNTMLSSEENYAHTRVSLTGTVGDIEAAGTGKGLVGGAAFWNRPNPVGIQSAIDDYYGDDSWFVQGYWALDGVEFLAYYLGAEQVDQTGDNENNTTNPIGDVYPNPYRYGYHVDFREPAAETPEPIKYYVMGRTAWEAPDVLPDERTVYGCSDGDSKGIYKFVADEPIPSYENPMDVEGTLYAPKITNDAASVADGGERDSPAAVSLEIEWLELGHASNAEIESWIAEYDDVTQEEYLEAHAETDWTDDLATALEEADKAVVEDGNQNYITNDEIVEWADQYEQNGPENVDEELRRVPFLETRAAAKEIGASIEFNKAEGVSSREGVSPGDFVYFGIAEFNDALADDEGDVQMDRVDGGVVYRGQLERDYNVSTLEPVIVGPDFTDPAADADDALRNIDNVYVMDDGRVLCCEDGFGGPARSYPNDGLYVYQPDAILDASAVAVSPESTGTVDLTMNAAPGGFAGGEFTVSLTDPEVAAISDVTFPDAIGLQKVSVADDGSSATIRVGDIERSIQPGSLDVTLAGVEVTGSAPGTTDLAVSVETIDDEAGVEIGVETRRGLVITGPPAAGGGAVPEDPDSDGRYEDVNGNGRVDYDDVVLLFETIDSDAVRLNPEAYDFNDNGQIDFDDVVELYEEI, from the coding sequence ATGGTAGATCTCAATCGACGGAATCTAATGGCGAGTTCGGTGGCAGCGGCGCTCGGTGCGAGCGTCGCGGGTGTCGCGAGTGGTGACGAAGTGGGTGAATCGGACACGCCGGGTGCGCCCGGCGTGAACGGGTCGTTGAAGCGGTTCTCGACGACCTCCTTCGGCGCGGAAGTGACTGGACCGTTCGTCTTTCAGGACGGCAGTCTCCTCTACAGCAACCAACACCCCGCGACGGGTGACCGTGGCGGCGACTTCGAAAACTCGGACGTGAAGGCCAACGAAGCGCCCTTCGACCGGGCCGGGGTGGGTTACTTCAGTGGCTTCACGTTCGAACTGGACGGCGACAACGACGACTTCTCCGAGCTGTCGGTTCCCTCGACGGTCGACGAACAGGGACGGATCCGTTCTTCCGAGGGCGAGTACGTCTTCCTCGCGCACGCTCGGGAAGAGATTCAGGGCGGCGACGAGCGGTTCGGCGTCGTCCAGACCCCCGACGGCACCGAGATCACGCAGGACAACTTCGCGGGGACCCAGTACGGCGCGGCCGCGACCAACCCCGACTGCAACCAGTTCATCCCGACGAACGACGACGGGACGGAGGGGTATCTCTACACGAACTGGGAGAACAGTCCGGGGAACGTCACTCGCCTGCCCGTCAGCCGGACCGAGGAAGGCGAGTGGGAGGCGGACCTGGAGAACGCCACGAACCTGGCGAACACGGAACCGCTCCGCGAACTCGGCGGGACGCGGATCAACTGCTACGGCGACCGCAGCCCGTGGAACACGATGCTCTCCTCCGAGGAGAACTACGCCCATACGCGAGTGTCCCTGACCGGCACGGTTGGCGACATCGAGGCGGCCGGCACCGGCAAGGGTCTCGTCGGCGGCGCGGCATTCTGGAACCGGCCGAACCCGGTGGGCATCCAGAGCGCGATCGACGATTACTACGGCGACGACTCGTGGTTCGTCCAGGGGTACTGGGCGCTGGACGGCGTCGAGTTCCTCGCGTACTACCTCGGTGCGGAACAGGTCGACCAGACCGGCGACAACGAGAACAACACGACGAATCCGATCGGCGACGTGTACCCCAACCCCTACCGCTACGGCTACCACGTCGACTTCCGGGAGCCGGCCGCGGAGACCCCAGAGCCGATCAAGTACTACGTGATGGGACGGACCGCTTGGGAGGCACCGGACGTGTTACCCGACGAGCGAACCGTTTACGGCTGCTCGGACGGCGACAGCAAGGGCATCTACAAGTTCGTCGCCGACGAGCCGATCCCGAGCTACGAGAACCCGATGGACGTCGAGGGGACCCTGTACGCGCCGAAGATCACCAACGACGCGGCATCGGTCGCCGACGGCGGCGAGCGCGACTCTCCGGCGGCCGTCTCTCTGGAGATCGAGTGGCTGGAGCTCGGTCACGCCAGCAACGCCGAAATCGAGTCCTGGATCGCCGAGTACGACGACGTGACCCAGGAAGAGTACCTCGAAGCCCACGCCGAGACCGACTGGACCGACGACCTGGCGACCGCGCTCGAAGAGGCCGACAAAGCCGTCGTCGAGGACGGCAACCAGAACTACATCACGAACGACGAGATCGTCGAGTGGGCCGACCAGTACGAACAGAACGGCCCGGAGAACGTCGACGAAGAACTCCGGCGGGTGCCCTTCCTCGAAACGCGCGCCGCGGCGAAGGAGATCGGTGCTTCCATCGAGTTCAACAAGGCCGAAGGCGTCAGTAGCCGGGAAGGTGTTAGCCCCGGTGACTTCGTCTACTTCGGCATCGCGGAGTTCAACGACGCTCTCGCGGACGACGAGGGCGACGTCCAGATGGACCGCGTCGACGGCGGCGTCGTCTACCGTGGCCAGCTCGAACGAGACTACAACGTCTCGACGCTTGAGCCGGTGATCGTTGGCCCCGACTTCACCGATCCGGCCGCCGACGCCGACGACGCCTTGCGCAACATCGACAACGTCTACGTGATGGACGACGGGCGCGTGCTCTGCTGTGAGGACGGCTTCGGCGGCCCCGCCCGTTCGTACCCCAACGACGGGCTGTACGTCTACCAGCCCGACGCGATCCTCGACGCCTCGGCCGTCGCCGTCTCCCCGGAGTCGACCGGCACCGTCGATCTCACGATGAACGCCGCGCCGGGTGGATTCGCCGGTGGGGAGTTCACCGTCTCGCTCACCGATCCCGAGGTCGCGGCGATCTCCGACGTGACCTTCCCCGACGCGATCGGCCTGCAGAAGGTCAGCGTCGCCGACGACGGTTCGAGCGCGACGATTCGAGTCGGCGACATCGAGCGCTCGATCCAGCCCGGCTCACTCGACGTGACGCTGGCCGGCGTCGAAGTCACCGGCAGTGCTCCCGGCACGACGGACCTCGCGGTGTCCGTCGAAACGATCGACGACGAGGCGGGCGTCGAGATCGGCGTCGAAACTCGCCGCGGTCTCGTCATCACCGGACCTCCCGCGGCCGGCGGCGGCGCTGTCCCGGAAGACCCCGACAGCGACGGGCGCTACGAGGACGTCAACGGCAACGGCCGGGTCGACTACGACGACGTGGTCTTGCTGTTCGAGACGATCGACTCCGACGCTGTCCGCCTGAATCCGGAGGCCTACGACTTCAACGACAACGGCCAGATCGACTTCGACGACGTCGTCGAGCTCTACGAGGAGATCTGA